A window of the bacterium genome harbors these coding sequences:
- the elbB gene encoding isoprenoid biosynthesis glyoxalase ElbB encodes MQKKVAVILSGCGVKDGAEIHEAACVLLAIKKAGADYVCYAPNKPQHDVVDHLKSAPTGESRNVLTESARIARGDIRDLASFKAADCDALVIPGGFGSAKNLSDYAFKGADATPDPQFAAAVKAMHAAGKPVGAICITPAVVASVFRGTGVSPTLTIGTDPGTAADIEAMGSRHVKCAPTDCVVDEKNRIVTTPAYMSAAHIGEVYEGVCKLVKEVLRLA; translated from the coding sequence ATTCAGAAAAAGGTGGCGGTTATCCTGTCCGGCTGCGGGGTCAAGGACGGGGCCGAGATTCACGAGGCCGCCTGCGTCCTTTTGGCGATAAAAAAGGCCGGCGCCGACTACGTCTGCTACGCCCCGAACAAGCCCCAGCACGACGTGGTGGACCACCTCAAGTCCGCCCCCACCGGCGAGAGCCGCAACGTGCTGACCGAGTCCGCGCGCATCGCCCGGGGCGACATCCGCGACCTGGCCTCGTTCAAGGCCGCCGACTGCGACGCCCTGGTCATCCCCGGCGGTTTCGGTAGCGCCAAGAACCTCTCCGACTACGCCTTCAAGGGCGCCGATGCCACTCCGGACCCCCAGTTCGCCGCCGCGGTCAAGGCCATGCACGCCGCGGGCAAGCCGGTGGGCGCCATCTGCATCACCCCCGCCGTGGTGGCCAGCGTCTTCAGGGGCACCGGCGTCTCGCCCACCCTCACCATCGGCACCGACCCCGGCACCGCCGCCGACATCGAGGCCATGGGCTCCAGGCACGTCAAGTGCGCCCCCACGGACTGCGTGGTGGACGAGAAGAACCGCATCGTCACCACCCCGGCCTACATGTCGGCCGCCCATATCGGCGAGGTGTACGAGGGGGTCTGTAAGCTGGTCAAAGAGGTTC
- a CDS encoding type III pantothenate kinase produces MVYLVFDLGNSRVKLASVADGVLGPVRVYDAADFAADPGAALAEFEGISGALGVSTHPPAREALRGWLGRRGILPVNARERCPLAALYGEGLGDDRVLAAHAAVRELGAPVAVLGCGTAVTVDLVRVRDGEPVFAGGAILAGEGVILAGLGKLGTLPRLEPADAPPDAAFGSTTEGCLRLGARVQVEAAVARLLAGYADCLGLPLGRLPLLFHGGNAPRYAAAYPWARVRPFAVLEGCARVAAGL; encoded by the coding sequence ATGGTATACCTTGTTTTCGATCTTGGCAACTCCCGGGTCAAGCTCGCCAGTGTCGCCGATGGCGTACTGGGGCCGGTCCGCGTGTATGACGCGGCGGATTTCGCCGCCGACCCCGGGGCGGCGCTCGCCGAGTTCGAGGGGATATCCGGCGCCCTGGGCGTCTCCACCCATCCGCCGGCCCGCGAGGCGCTGCGGGGCTGGCTCGGGCGGCGGGGAATCCTGCCGGTAAACGCACGGGAACGGTGCCCCCTGGCCGCCCTGTACGGGGAGGGGCTCGGCGACGACCGGGTGCTGGCGGCCCACGCCGCGGTCCGGGAACTCGGCGCGCCCGTCGCCGTGCTGGGCTGCGGGACCGCGGTGACCGTGGACCTGGTGCGGGTCCGGGACGGCGAACCGGTGTTCGCCGGGGGGGCGATTCTGGCCGGCGAGGGGGTCATCCTAGCGGGATTGGGGAAGCTGGGGACCCTGCCGCGACTGGAGCCCGCCGACGCGCCGCCGGACGCGGCCTTCGGCTCGACCACCGAGGGGTGCCTGCGCCTGGGCGCCCGGGTCCAGGTCGAGGCGGCCGTGGCGCGGCTGCTCGCGGGGTACGCCGATTGCCTCGGTCTGCCGTTGGGGCGATTGCCGCTCCTCTTCCACGGGGGCAACGCGCCCAGATACGCCGCGGCTTACCCGTGGGCGCGGGTCCGCCCCTTCGCCGTCCTGGAGGGTTGCGCCAGGGTGGCGGCGGGCCTTTGA